From Apis mellifera strain DH4 linkage group LG5, Amel_HAv3.1, whole genome shotgun sequence, the proteins below share one genomic window:
- the LOC113218785 gene encoding LOW QUALITY PROTEIN: uncharacterized protein LOC113218785 (The sequence of the model RefSeq protein was modified relative to this genomic sequence to represent the inferred CDS: inserted 2 bases in 1 codon) produces QTRFRRNRKLQRILFSPSNVRHTPIASAISSVHATYRFFHARNFTNVETNDRILRQSHGFFDPERRIDGDGGISRAFLGNESHFDLGSRSTTERVPEAKADESRDPKPEDPQILDDPKVICRYVFRDMVLASLIRVETTSRNENADTNLEQVRDSGQPIARPSVVRSYFNNSKFIVDLYIRQSIILHFREFLLQKNKIGVIHRLNWNNESLRICTLPNSIFRFPIFFSQGEDTSTRKPQDLIKRYRETGMIRKLNNALVEEXEDEILILKYLLSIFKLFYVSSGIACLIFLFELLMNRILRTS; encoded by the exons CAAACTCGTTTCCGTCGAAACAGGAAGCTTCAAAGAATCCTCTTCTCCCCCTCTAACGTACGTCACACACCGATAGCAAGCGCTATCTCGTCCGTGCATGCCACATATCGATTCTTTCACGCTCGAAATTTCACAAACGTCGAAACGAACGATCGTATCCTGCGCCAGTCTCACGGTTTCTTCGATCCCGAGAGACGGATCGACGGTGACGGGGGGATCTCGAGAGCCTTCTTGGGAAATGAGAGCCACTTTGATCTTGGATCACGCAGCACAACCGAGCGTGTACCGG AGGCAAAAGCTGATGAATCACGAGATCCAAAGCCGGAGGATCCTCAAATATTGGACGATCCGAAAGTTATCTGCCGATACGTGTTCCGCGACATGGTGCTGGCCAGCCTGATCCGTGTCGAAACGACGTCGAGAAACGAAAATGCTGATACC AATCTCGAGCAAGTACGTGATTCTGGTCAACCAATTGCCAGACCGAGCGTCGTCCGCTCGTATTTCAACAATTCCAAGTTTATCGTGGATTTGTATATAAGGCAATCGATCATCCTCCACTTTCG agaatttttattacag AAGAATAAGATAGGGGTGATCCATCGTTTGAACTGGAATAACGAAAGTCTTCGAATATGCACGTTGCCCAATTCGATTTTcagatttccaatttttttttcacaaggaGAAGATACCTCTACAAGAAAACCTCAGGATCTAATCAAGAGATATCGAGAAACAGGGATGATACGCAAATTGAATAACGCGTTGGTGGAGGA CGAGgacgaaattttaatcctgaagtatcttctttctatttttaaattattttacgtaaGTTCGGGCATTGCTTGCTTGATATTCCTTTTCGAATTGTTAATGAATCGTATTCTAAGAACTTC CTGA